Proteins encoded by one window of Halomonas sp. SH5A2:
- the rplT gene encoding 50S ribosomal protein L20: MTRVKRGVVARRRHKKVLKQAKGYYGARSRVFRVAKQAVIKAGQYAYRDRRNRKRQFRALWIQRINAGARMNGMSYSRFVGGLKKAGIEIDRKVLADLAVHEKAAFAAIVEKAKAAQ, translated from the coding sequence ATGACTCGTGTTAAGCGTGGCGTAGTTGCCCGTCGTCGCCATAAAAAAGTATTGAAGCAGGCCAAAGGTTATTATGGTGCACGTTCGCGTGTGTTCCGTGTAGCCAAGCAGGCGGTTATCAAAGCCGGTCAGTATGCCTACCGTGACCGCCGCAATCGTAAGCGTCAGTTCCGTGCGTTGTGGATTCAGCGCATCAATGCGGGCGCTCGCATGAACGGTATGTCTTACAGCCGTTTCGTTGGCGGCCTTAAGAAAGCTGGTATCGAAATTGACCGCAAAGTGCTGGCGGATCTGGCCGTTCATGAAAAAGCGGCATTTGCTGCCATCGTGGAAAAAGCCAAGGCTGCCCAATAA
- a CDS encoding DUF2489 domain-containing protein, translating to MSLTYALLLLLVAVVAIAGLAGYAYRLRKEVKRRDAFRVAEDQQAQLKSLENLDWVTAALVQEQVEITEGAWRCKVLLEIIDPSLTEKPEFQAFAEHYERTKHLKTHSARQQLTPRERMEEDRERLAAEKQMRGAVLAAAQAVMTWRKKGGQGLH from the coding sequence ATGAGTCTGACGTACGCATTGCTACTCTTATTGGTTGCAGTCGTAGCGATTGCCGGACTGGCTGGCTATGCCTACCGTCTGCGCAAGGAAGTTAAGCGGCGTGATGCGTTTCGCGTTGCTGAAGACCAGCAGGCACAGCTGAAAAGCCTGGAAAATCTCGACTGGGTAACCGCTGCTTTGGTTCAGGAGCAGGTGGAAATTACTGAAGGTGCCTGGCGTTGCAAAGTGTTGTTGGAGATTATTGACCCGAGCCTGACCGAAAAGCCTGAGTTTCAAGCTTTTGCTGAGCATTATGAGCGTACAAAGCATCTTAAAACCCATTCGGCCAGGCAACAGTTGACGCCGCGTGAGCGCATGGAAGAAGACCGTGAGCGTCTCGCAGCGGAAAAGCAAATGCGAGGTGCCGTGTTAGCCGCTGCGCAGGCTGTAATGACGTGGCGTAAAAAGGGTGGGCAAGGGCTTCATTGA
- the thrS gene encoding threonine--tRNA ligase, with amino-acid sequence MPIVTLPDGSQRTFDEPLSIMQLAESIGPGLAKACVAGKIDGTLVDAADLIEQDAQVAILTARDPEGLDIIRHTCAHLIGHAVKQLYPNAKMAIGPVIEDGFYYDIEFGGSVSSDDLEAIEARMKALIDHEYDVVREYVDRDQAMLTFLHRDEPYKQEIVRDIPEGATIRLYHHEEYTDMCRGPHVPNTRHLKAFKLTKLAGAYWRGDASNPMLTRIYGTAWGDKKQLKAYLKRLEEAEKRDHRKLARKMDLFHLQEEAPGMVFWHPNGWTMYQALEDYMRQIQREHGYQEIKTPQVVDLSLWKKSGHWGHYNELMFTTESEKREYAVKPMNCPCHVQVFNQGLKSYRDLPLRLAEFGICHRNEPSGSLHGLMRVRGFTQDDAHIFCTESQIQAEAEAFIALTLQVYKTLGFEDVELKLSTRPEDFLGEADMWDQAEQGLEAALNATGLDWDLQPGEGAFYGPKIEFALRDCLNRVWQCGTLQLDFNLPGRLGAQYVAEDGARKTPVMLHRAILGSFERFLGILIEHYAGAMPLWLAPQQVSVMTITDSQRDYALALEQRLQKNAMRAKADLRNEKIGFKIREHTLQKVPYLLVVGDKEVDADSVAVRTRSGEDLGTMTVDEFIERFSAERAALATSSIA; translated from the coding sequence ATGCCCATTGTGACACTGCCAGACGGCAGTCAGAGAACGTTTGATGAACCACTTTCCATTATGCAACTGGCAGAGTCCATTGGCCCTGGTTTGGCTAAGGCCTGCGTTGCCGGAAAAATCGACGGCACCCTGGTTGATGCTGCTGATCTGATTGAGCAAGACGCCCAAGTGGCCATTCTCACCGCCCGTGACCCTGAGGGGCTAGATATTATCCGGCATACCTGCGCGCATTTGATTGGCCATGCCGTCAAGCAGCTATATCCCAATGCGAAGATGGCGATTGGCCCGGTCATTGAAGACGGCTTCTATTACGATATTGAATTTGGTGGCTCGGTATCGTCTGATGATCTGGAGGCTATAGAGGCCCGCATGAAAGCGCTCATTGATCACGAATATGACGTCGTGCGGGAGTACGTCGATCGCGATCAAGCCATGCTGACCTTCCTGCACCGTGATGAGCCCTATAAGCAGGAAATAGTTCGGGATATTCCCGAAGGCGCCACCATCCGGCTCTATCACCATGAAGAATATACCGATATGTGTCGGGGGCCTCATGTCCCCAATACGCGCCATCTCAAAGCCTTCAAGCTGACCAAGCTGGCGGGGGCTTATTGGCGCGGTGATGCCTCGAATCCCATGTTGACGCGGATTTACGGAACGGCATGGGGCGACAAAAAACAGCTCAAGGCATATCTAAAGCGCCTGGAAGAGGCTGAAAAGCGGGATCATCGCAAGCTGGCGCGCAAGATGGACCTCTTTCACCTTCAGGAAGAAGCCCCTGGCATGGTGTTCTGGCACCCCAACGGCTGGACGATGTACCAGGCGTTGGAAGATTACATGCGCCAGATCCAGCGTGAACACGGTTACCAGGAGATCAAGACGCCCCAGGTCGTGGATCTTTCCCTGTGGAAGAAGTCGGGTCACTGGGGGCACTATAATGAACTGATGTTCACCACGGAATCGGAAAAGCGTGAGTATGCGGTCAAGCCCATGAACTGCCCGTGTCATGTGCAGGTCTTTAATCAGGGGCTCAAGAGTTACCGTGACTTGCCATTACGCTTGGCAGAGTTTGGTATCTGTCACCGCAACGAGCCGTCTGGGTCCTTGCATGGCCTGATGCGTGTACGCGGCTTTACACAGGATGACGCACACATCTTTTGTACTGAAAGCCAGATTCAGGCGGAAGCGGAAGCCTTCATTGCACTTACGCTGCAGGTATATAAAACGCTGGGCTTTGAAGATGTGGAGCTTAAGCTGTCAACCCGGCCTGAAGACTTTCTGGGCGAGGCCGATATGTGGGATCAGGCCGAGCAAGGATTGGAGGCTGCGCTCAATGCCACCGGGCTTGATTGGGATTTGCAGCCGGGTGAAGGGGCATTTTACGGTCCGAAGATTGAGTTTGCACTGCGCGATTGCCTGAATCGCGTGTGGCAATGTGGTACGCTACAACTCGACTTTAATTTGCCAGGTCGGCTCGGGGCGCAATACGTTGCCGAAGACGGGGCTCGCAAAACGCCAGTAATGCTGCACCGTGCGATATTAGGTTCCTTCGAGCGCTTTTTGGGAATTTTGATTGAGCACTACGCAGGCGCAATGCCATTATGGCTAGCGCCGCAGCAGGTCAGCGTGATGACGATAACCGATTCACAGCGTGATTATGCCCTTGCTTTAGAGCAACGTTTGCAAAAAAATGCAATGCGAGCAAAAGCGGACTTGAGGAACGAGAAGATCGGCTTTAAAATCCGCGAGCATACGTTACAGAAAGTTCCCTATCTCCTGGTGGTAGGAGATAAGGAAGTCGACGCTGACTCAGTGGCCGTGCGAACTCGCAGCGGCGAAGATCTCGGCACCATGACGGTCGATGAATTTATCGAGCGTTTCAGTGCTGAACGAGCAGCCCTGGCGACATCGTCAATTGCCTAA
- a CDS encoding OmpA family protein produces MKKSTTGLLIGSALVVGLSGCASSASQSSGQMSASSDRSWYQHPFVCGLAGSVIGGGIGYAGSSSSDEDTGAAVGATAGATIGAMLCADNTPEPEPQCPSYGGDIPAGAAVDAEGCPLDSDNDGVPDYRDQCPGTPAGVEVDANGCPLDSDNDGVPDYRDQCPNTPAGVEVNSLGCPDSVVLQDVNFEFDSAQLTAEARNVLNGVAERLVNNPDVRVRIEGHTDSVGSAQYNMDLSQARAESVTAYLATRGVESNRMMAEGFGEEQPIATNDTDAGRAENRRVELDEWN; encoded by the coding sequence ATGAAAAAATCAACGACTGGCTTGCTAATCGGTTCTGCTCTGGTAGTAGGCCTATCTGGCTGTGCCAGCTCTGCCTCTCAGTCTTCCGGCCAAATGAGTGCTAGCAGCGATCGTAGCTGGTATCAGCATCCTTTTGTTTGTGGCTTGGCCGGTAGCGTAATTGGTGGTGGTATCGGCTACGCGGGCAGCAGTAGCTCTGACGAAGACACAGGCGCGGCTGTCGGTGCGACAGCAGGTGCCACTATCGGTGCTATGCTGTGTGCCGATAACACCCCTGAGCCTGAACCTCAGTGCCCGAGCTACGGCGGTGACATTCCTGCTGGCGCAGCTGTCGATGCTGAAGGTTGTCCGTTAGATTCTGATAACGACGGCGTGCCGGACTACCGCGATCAGTGCCCGGGTACGCCCGCAGGCGTTGAGGTAGATGCCAACGGTTGCCCGCTGGACTCTGATAACGATGGCGTGCCGGACTATCGTGACCAGTGCCCCAACACGCCGGCAGGTGTTGAAGTCAATTCACTAGGTTGCCCTGACAGTGTCGTGCTACAGGATGTCAACTTTGAGTTTGACTCCGCTCAACTGACCGCTGAAGCACGTAACGTGCTGAACGGTGTTGCCGAGCGCTTGGTCAACAACCCCGATGTTCGCGTTCGTATTGAAGGCCATACCGATTCTGTAGGTTCTGCGCAGTACAACATGGACCTTTCCCAGGCCCGTGCTGAGTCAGTTACTGCCTACCTCGCGACTCGCGGCGTTGAGTCTAACCGCATGATGGCTGAAGGCTTTGGTGAAGAGCAGCCAATTGCAACCAACGATACAGATGCAGGCCGTGCTGAAAACCGTCGTGTAGAGCTGGATGAGTGGAACTAA
- the pheT gene encoding phenylalanine--tRNA ligase subunit beta, with protein MKFSEQWLREWVSPQLDTQAVADQITMAGLEVDAVEPVAAPFSDVVVAEVLTRESHPNADKLNVCTVDDGSGSSVQVVCGAPNVDVGQKVPFARVGGVLPGDFKIEKAKLRGVESQGMICSASELGLEEDTSAGILELPSEAPTGMDFREYMHLNDMTIEVDLTPNRGDCLSIKGLAREVGVLNRLMVSEPEVVTVPATIDDTFAVDLEAPEQCPRYLGRVITNVNTSAETPLWMVERLRRSGIRSIDPVVDITNYVMLELGQPMHAFDRENLSGGIVVRMARPGETLTLLDGQEMALRPETLVIADQTGPLAMAGIMGGELSGVSETTRTIFLEAAFFSPVAIAGEARSYGLHTDASHRFERGVDPEVTPLAIERATRLLLEICGGQAGPIVEAKSEAAMPATKSITLRGERLEKALSKRLANDDVSDILKRLGFGVRESEGNWLVNVPSWRFDVSIEEDLIEEVARIHGYNNLPVRRPAARLSLRPADEATLSLGRLRRQMVARGFQEAITYSFVAPELQSAMLPDAVSPVLANPISADMSVMRASLMPGLVRAMEHNLNRQQSRVRLFETGLVFNGELDALSQVPMMGALVCGSRDPEGWSGEKVSVDFYDLKGDLESLLTLGGNRDAWRFEPAEHPALHPGQSAQVLFDGKPAGWIGTLHPQVRATLGLKVDAVVFEVRLDHLSQGCVPAFEPLSRFPEVRRDLAFTLPGDRPVQTLLDSAQVKAGQYLKDITLFDVYAGKGVAEGYKSIALGLTWQHPSRTLNDEEINQLVESIVAQVQAELGAELRG; from the coding sequence ATGAAATTTTCAGAACAGTGGCTGCGTGAGTGGGTTTCTCCGCAGCTGGATACGCAAGCAGTCGCCGACCAGATCACCATGGCAGGCCTGGAAGTCGATGCTGTTGAGCCGGTGGCAGCGCCATTCAGCGACGTGGTAGTAGCGGAAGTGCTGACCAGGGAAAGTCACCCCAATGCTGACAAGCTCAACGTGTGCACGGTAGATGACGGCAGTGGTTCGTCGGTTCAGGTGGTCTGCGGGGCGCCCAATGTCGACGTAGGCCAAAAGGTGCCATTTGCCCGGGTCGGTGGTGTATTGCCTGGTGATTTCAAGATTGAAAAAGCCAAGCTGCGTGGCGTCGAGTCGCAAGGCATGATTTGCTCAGCCTCCGAGCTTGGCCTTGAGGAAGATACCTCGGCCGGTATTCTCGAACTGCCCAGCGAAGCGCCCACTGGCATGGATTTTCGTGAGTATATGCACCTCAATGACATGACCATTGAGGTCGATCTCACGCCTAACCGAGGCGACTGTCTGAGTATTAAAGGCTTGGCCCGTGAGGTGGGGGTGCTTAACCGCCTGATGGTATCGGAACCGGAAGTAGTGACGGTGCCTGCCACGATCGACGATACCTTCGCGGTCGACCTGGAAGCGCCGGAGCAGTGTCCGCGTTATCTAGGTCGTGTCATTACCAATGTCAACACAAGCGCTGAAACACCCCTCTGGATGGTTGAGCGCTTGCGGCGCAGCGGTATCCGCTCGATTGACCCGGTCGTTGATATTACCAACTACGTGATGTTGGAGCTTGGCCAGCCAATGCACGCTTTTGACCGGGAAAACCTCAGTGGTGGTATCGTTGTCCGGATGGCTCGCCCCGGGGAGACTTTGACGCTGCTGGATGGGCAGGAGATGGCTCTGCGGCCTGAAACCCTGGTGATTGCCGATCAAACAGGCCCGCTGGCGATGGCCGGCATCATGGGGGGCGAGTTGTCTGGTGTCAGTGAAACAACACGGACGATCTTTCTGGAAGCCGCCTTTTTTAGCCCAGTGGCCATTGCCGGCGAAGCCCGCTCCTATGGCTTGCACACCGATGCCTCACATCGCTTTGAGCGCGGTGTCGACCCGGAAGTGACGCCGCTCGCTATCGAACGTGCGACACGCCTGCTTCTGGAGATATGTGGTGGCCAGGCAGGGCCCATTGTCGAGGCGAAGAGTGAGGCCGCAATGCCGGCCACGAAGAGCATTACGCTTCGCGGTGAGCGGCTTGAAAAAGCCCTTTCGAAGCGTTTGGCCAACGATGATGTCAGCGATATTCTCAAGCGTCTGGGTTTCGGCGTCAGAGAAAGCGAAGGCAACTGGCTGGTGAATGTGCCCAGTTGGCGGTTTGATGTTTCCATTGAAGAAGACCTGATTGAAGAAGTGGCGCGGATCCACGGCTACAATAATTTGCCGGTTCGTCGCCCGGCTGCACGTCTGTCGCTGCGTCCCGCGGACGAAGCTACGCTTTCCCTGGGGCGGCTGCGCCGGCAAATGGTGGCGCGAGGGTTTCAGGAAGCCATTACCTATAGTTTCGTTGCCCCGGAGCTGCAGTCGGCCATGCTGCCAGACGCCGTATCGCCGGTTCTTGCCAATCCCATTTCCGCCGATATGTCGGTGATGCGTGCCAGCCTGATGCCGGGACTGGTGCGAGCGATGGAGCACAACCTTAACCGTCAACAAAGCCGGGTGCGTCTGTTTGAGACGGGGTTGGTGTTTAACGGGGAGTTGGATGCTTTATCGCAAGTACCGATGATGGGAGCGCTGGTGTGCGGCAGCCGCGACCCAGAAGGTTGGAGCGGCGAGAAGGTCAGCGTGGATTTTTACGACCTTAAAGGCGACCTGGAAAGCTTGCTGACATTGGGGGGCAATCGCGATGCGTGGCGGTTCGAGCCTGCCGAGCATCCTGCCTTGCACCCAGGCCAGAGCGCTCAAGTACTGTTTGACGGCAAGCCGGCGGGCTGGATTGGTACCCTGCATCCTCAAGTGAGGGCAACGCTTGGGCTTAAGGTCGACGCGGTCGTATTTGAAGTGCGCCTAGATCACTTGAGTCAGGGGTGTGTACCTGCTTTCGAACCGCTGTCACGCTTTCCGGAAGTGCGCCGTGATTTAGCCTTTACGCTTCCCGGTGATCGCCCCGTGCAGACGTTGCTGGATAGTGCGCAGGTAAAAGCAGGCCAATACCTGAAAGACATAACGCTATTTGATGTCTATGCTGGTAAGGGCGTCGCTGAAGGATACAAAAGTATCGCGCTAGGCTTGACCTGGCAGCACCCATCGCGCACGCTTAATGATGAAGAAATCAATCAGTTGGTAGAGTCGATAGTGGCGCAGGTGCAGGCTGAGTTGGGCGCTGAGCTACGCGGCTAA
- the rpmI gene encoding 50S ribosomal protein L35 encodes MPKIKSNSGAAKRFKKTANGFKHKQSFRSHILTKKSTKRKRQLRGMKQIHASDKALIQRMLPNL; translated from the coding sequence ATGCCGAAAATCAAAAGCAACAGTGGTGCTGCAAAGCGCTTCAAGAAGACAGCCAATGGCTTCAAGCACAAGCAGTCTTTCCGTAGCCACATTCTGACCAAGAAGTCGACCAAGCGTAAGCGTCAACTGCGCGGTATGAAACAGATTCATGCGTCTGATAAAGCGCTTATCCAGCGCATGCTGCCGAATCTGTAA
- the infC gene encoding translation initiation factor IF-3, with protein MNERITEQEVRLIDSDGEQLGVVPTTEALERAESAGLDLVQISNADPIVCKIMDYGKFVFEQKKQKAAQKKKQKQIQVKEVKFRPGTDEGDYQVKLKNLTRFLEGGDKGKVTLRFRGREMAHQDIGRKLMERIAADLEDIGAVESFPKMEGRQMIMILAPKKK; from the coding sequence ATGAACGAGCGAATTACCGAGCAAGAAGTACGTCTTATCGATAGCGACGGTGAGCAGTTAGGTGTAGTGCCTACCACCGAAGCGTTGGAACGTGCGGAATCTGCCGGTTTGGACCTTGTGCAAATTTCGAATGCCGATCCCATCGTCTGCAAGATTATGGATTACGGCAAATTCGTTTTTGAGCAGAAGAAGCAAAAAGCGGCTCAAAAGAAAAAGCAGAAGCAAATCCAGGTCAAGGAAGTTAAATTCCGGCCTGGCACCGACGAAGGCGACTATCAGGTCAAGCTTAAAAACCTGACGCGCTTTTTAGAAGGTGGTGATAAGGGTAAGGTCACATTGCGCTTCCGTGGTCGTGAAATGGCGCACCAGGATATCGGCAGAAAGCTGATGGAAAGGATTGCCGCCGACCTGGAAGATATCGGAGCGGTGGAGTCATTTCCGAAAATGGAAGGCCGCCAGATGATTATGATCCTTGCCCCGAAAAAGAAGTGA
- the pheS gene encoding phenylalanine--tRNA ligase subunit alpha: MDHLPALVSEARDAIQAAQSVAALDEVRVRYLGKKGEMTALLKGLGKLSAEERPAAGERINQAKQTLAGEIDAKRQQLESEALEARLAAERIDVTLPGRTQSAGGLHPVTLTLERIEGLFTRIGYDVAVGPEIEDDYHNFEALNIPSHHPARGMADTFYFDATRLLRTHTSPVQVRTMKSTEPPIRIVCPGRVYRSDSDLTHTPMFHQVEGLLVDEDVSFADLKGTIEDFLQAFFERDDLSVRFRPSYFPFTEPSAEVDIQCVMCGGEGCRVCSHSGWLEVMGCGMVHPEVFRHSGIDAERFTGFAFGMGAERLAMLRYGVNDLRLFFENDLRFLRQFA, encoded by the coding sequence ATGGACCACCTTCCAGCGCTGGTATCTGAAGCACGCGACGCCATTCAGGCGGCACAGAGCGTCGCTGCATTGGATGAAGTGCGCGTACGTTATTTAGGCAAAAAAGGCGAAATGACGGCGTTGCTTAAAGGGCTTGGCAAACTGTCCGCCGAAGAGCGTCCAGCTGCAGGTGAGCGTATCAATCAAGCCAAGCAGACATTGGCGGGAGAGATCGATGCCAAGCGCCAGCAGCTTGAAAGCGAGGCCCTTGAAGCGCGTCTGGCGGCGGAGCGTATCGATGTTACCTTGCCCGGTCGCACCCAATCAGCGGGCGGTCTGCACCCGGTGACCCTCACACTGGAGCGGATCGAGGGACTGTTTACCCGCATCGGCTATGACGTTGCCGTAGGGCCTGAAATTGAAGACGATTATCACAATTTCGAGGCGCTCAACATCCCCTCGCACCACCCGGCTCGCGGCATGGCCGACACTTTTTACTTTGATGCAACGCGTTTGTTGAGGACCCATACCTCGCCAGTGCAAGTGCGGACCATGAAAAGCACCGAGCCACCCATTCGGATTGTCTGTCCGGGGCGTGTCTACCGCAGTGATTCGGACTTGACTCATACGCCGATGTTTCATCAGGTCGAAGGCTTGTTGGTGGATGAAGATGTCAGCTTTGCGGATTTGAAAGGTACGATCGAAGATTTCCTGCAGGCATTCTTCGAGCGAGATGATCTCTCGGTACGCTTTCGTCCTTCCTACTTTCCGTTCACGGAACCGTCGGCGGAAGTTGATATTCAATGCGTCATGTGTGGTGGTGAGGGATGCCGTGTTTGTTCGCACAGTGGCTGGCTGGAAGTGATGGGCTGCGGCATGGTCCATCCGGAAGTCTTTCGTCATTCCGGTATCGATGCAGAGCGTTTTACGGGCTTTGCTTTCGGTATGGGCGCTGAGCGCCTGGCAATGCTCCGTTATGGCGTCAATGACTTGCGTCTTTTCTTTGAAAACGACCTGCGCTTCTTACGTCAATTCGCTTAA